The Primulina tabacum isolate GXHZ01 chromosome 1, ASM2559414v2, whole genome shotgun sequence genome contains the following window.
TCACCACCAAAGCTATGATCCACAGCTCCAAACCCCGCACTGAACTCAAACTCCGCCGCAGCTGAACTGCCACCACCGCTAAATTGAAGACCCTTATTCAGATTTCCCATTCCAGGATCCTCCGCATCCCCCATGATCATCCGGAGAATAGACTGTTCTCGAGTCGGAGAAACAGCGACAGACTCCGACAGCACACTCTCCCAATCCTCCATAGCACATTTCTCCGCGTTTACAACACCGCCGCCGCAGGCTATTCCGGTCTCAATAGACGTCGGAACAGGGAGGAGTTCAGAATCAACTCGTGCGACATTGGAGCTGGTGGCAGTAGTCGAATCTTGCTGCCACTTGGGAGATGGGTTTGTGTCCGAAACCGCCGCCACCCCCGCCGTGTCGGTAGATGGGGCACCGCCACGGAAAGAAGAAGACAGGGTTGAGGAAGATGTGGGCCGGCTAGAAATCCTTGCAGAATCCAGGACAGATGTGGGCTCAACAAAACTGCTATCCAAGAAAcaatttttcttgaaaaaatcaAACGAAAGGGTGCCACAATCAGTAAAAAAACCACTTTTCTCCACAACCCGCTCCAAATCTAACACCCCCGGCCCCTCAAAATCAAAGGGTAAGGGCATCCCCCTCATTTACGAACCAAATCAAACACCCAATATCCACCACTTTCTTCAATTACTCCAGCTTTTACGACAAAAAAGTAATAAAACTACCCACCAACAAACCGCAGAGCCGAAAATTCTCAAGAAAAAATCCAATCTTTACAGCAAAACCACAACCTACTCATATCCCCAAATCCCGGAAACTCAATAATACATACAAACAAGCCTATgcatgcatgtatgtatatactCAGTTGTAATTGCTAGCTATCCTCCGCTAGCTTAaaacttttttttataattatcttTGGGGAAAATCAATCAATAGACTGGATGGGTAGGGGGTCCTGATGTATTCTTCTTTTaacttatatatattttcttctCCTCTTTTGAAGGAGTAGTCTCCCTATCTTGCGTTCTCTTCCATCAATGCGTACAACATAAAAAAGTAGAAAAGtgcgcccccccccccccccccccccccccttcccTTCCTAATCCCTCTCTATTTTcttcctttttatttttattttattatttattttttaccctttttagttaattaattttttagttATCTTTCTTGCTGGGGTTTCACAGCTCTACCCAAACCCACATACGCACAACCTCCCGCGTGTCACGCATTATATTCTCAGCTTGGTAAAATTCCTTTTTATCataatattcaataaattatttgaattttaaatactATTTCATGGATTTATCAATACAGGATGAGTTAATATGATctatatcaaaaataaaaaataataagtttgataacaaaaataatattttttgtggtCAGACATGATTtatatctcataaaattgacatATAAAATGATTTGATAAAAATTTCGAATAAATTATATCTACACATATGATCAATTCAAAAATTAGTAGAAGGGTAGCCTATTTCATGGCTGGCTTGGTCAGAAGACGTGGGCTTTTAgtcttttaaaattaaaactaaaattaaaatatatagttaattatttttaatgaaatatattcgaaataaataaaacaattactaaaatgtaaaatgtttgctGCATGTTAAAATAAACGGATTGAGATGCGCATACACTACAAAAGCCAAAAAAGAAATTGATAATTAATATGACTAAAAAAAATGGTTAAAAGTCTTAGTGTTCGAGTTAGTAAAGTAAATGAATGTTTGATAAGTGATCAAGAATTTGATTCatgctaaaatattttttcgggCAAACCTATCGTCCAATATAGTTTATTTGATTAACGTAGTTAGCAGATTATTGTGTTAACCCGAGAACTTACTCAAATGCGcacaaaaaataaacaaaatcaaTTGTTATAAATTTTATGCGTGCAAAAAGTGAGTTTGCATTTACTAATAATTTTCACATGAGAACCTGAAAAAACTACCAACTTATGTTCGATAAAATGGTAAATTCAGCTATTGATATACCAAGAACTGAATGGACATTAAATGCATCGAGACATTCataatattcttttaataaataaacaaagaAGTGAATATCTAAATATTTATTAACTCCATTAGCTCAATGATGCATGTCACAATAATGTACGTTGACTCATCTTGTGAGACAATTGATTCAATTAGTACAATGTATTAGCAAATAGTTCAAAGCACCTCAATCTCATATTTTATATCCAATTACTTATGTATTGTGTACGTGACGTGTGTTTGtataattgaatttttttaaaaataaatatttcgtGCTTAgctaatttttatataaaattatgatcaATTGTATTGAGAATATTTGTTAGATTTTGCAATTATTTTTCGATAATgagtgtgttttttttttttaaaaaaaataaataaaatatagatAATGTGTAAACTATTGGTACAGAGAAAGACATGATCACTTAATTTCCATTTTGTCTCTTTGTCTAccaatcattttattttttgtacgaGGGAAcaaaatacttttaaattttgtttttattttcgcAATTTATTTCACCAGAAAATATAGAAAAAGTGAGAGACACGCGCGGTGAGGGAGCGTTATCGGTTGAGTGGTTTTGGACAGGGACCAACAAAACACTACAGTGGAAGGAGGAGATGGGGTCCTTTCTTGCCTCCCAAAATTGTCCTTGCCCTACAGCTTACTGTCAAGTTGCCTCGATTATCGGTGTCAGGGCAATTCCGTACTTTCAGACATCATCGAACCGAATCGGCGACACTAGACGAGGCAGATCAACGTACAGGATCTCGTCAGACTATGAGGATAGACGGCCAGAGATTGCTCTGTCTCGATGTAATTGGTTTGGTAAGGTCCAGGTCTACGCATTAGACTCCCCTTCTATTAATATTAGACAAAAATTTAGTAGAGACGATCTCATAGATCAATTTCATGGATcgaattttttatttgggtcatttattaaaaaaatattacattttattctgaatatcggtaaggttgacccgtctcatggataaagattcgtgagaccatctcataaGAACCTAATCTtttatttgtgtcatccattaaaaaatattttaatttaatccGAACGCAAAAGAGAAACGCTTAAATTTAACGTAACTTTGATTTTAGATAAAAGTGCAAGAAATCCTTGTTTAATTAGGACCCATGTGAAGggccatattattattattttttatattcaatGACTGTGGAAAGTGTACGTGATTAAAGTCCTTTATCTATAATTATCTCCACCATTCATGTCTATAATAATTTGGCAATGCATTCCCTGTATAATTATTTACACATGCAATACATATATTAATATAAGCGCCATTGAAATCTTCCAACGAGAAAATTTGAAAAGTTATACATAAAATTTAGattgttttattaaaaaaacaaacaaacaaacaaaaacaagCAAACCATCGTATAGGTTCGCGATGATTATGTACAAACTACAAAATCTAACGTGGCTGAAAAGTATGATGGTCTGGACTGTTAATTCTTTTCTCTCATCTCAAGGTACGCACCCCTACAAATCCTAGCTTTTAACTAAATACATGTTAACAACATGTACAAGAAACCTTTTTTTGCTTCGACGCAATTGAACTTGATTTCGTTCTTGGAGATTCCTCTTTCTTGTTATTAGGtggcaaaaaagaaaaaagtagCCGAAATGGACATTATAACGACACAATATCATGCCATATACACGTTTTTcgaattatttattattattgcataTATCTTGACtgtatttgaaataaataaaaacatttgatAACGGGCTATAATACGTTTCGATCTATGTACGTTTTGCACATAGAAATTGATTTCGTCTTGCAACATAAGATGGTTTGACATTTAAGTACAACGTCTAACGTAGATGAATTGTCACTCGTACTGtataatatcttttatttttatgttatatatataagataatatatttgaaacatgGAAGTCACGTATTTCTACAATAACATGATATTGTTCATTTTGAGTCTGAGTTCTCATGGTTTTACTTTTGCACTTTACTCAAAAGCATCGTACCAAATCAAGACATCATTACATTTTATTAACTcgtgatttttttatattttttattttttaacgtGAGATATgccaataattttatatttatgtctTGTAAGTCCAACTCGATCATTTTCTTctcaaaatctttaaaatatttttttttctctcgaaaatacataaaattgtGTAGCTTTGCTGTTGTTTTCGTTTTAAATTATCGTTGGTGGTTGTAGTGTTTTTTCTCCTTTACTCTGGGCCGAGGAAAGAGTGGAATTTTAAATTTGACACCTGATCATGTAATACTTATGCCGTTGGGCTACTGGCCTTTGCGGTCGATACAATTATTCTCGTTCAAACGAGTAATAGACTATATTTGATAAAACGTTAAACGTGACGAAAtattgaaattatattttaagttttataagtTTAAATGAGTTTGATACGAATAATagacaatattttaaaaaacgtgAAAGGTGACGAAATATTGAGATTAAATTTTAAGTCTTATAAGTTTAAACGAGTTTGATTTGTTTCCATTGAATAATGACCCATGAATTTTTTTGCTTgaagagaattttttttttcgagtttTTAGTTGATGGAATTGAAAgggttttaattttaaataaactaatttaaaatcgaaacaaaaaatcatgtttaatcGCGAATAACGACGCTTAATGTTGTCAGCCTACATTTGATCGTTTTTCCGGTCGTTTTCCAAATCGTAGATTTTTCACCACGTTTCAAATTTAATCTCGTTTAATCCGCGTGTAATCCCCTTTTTTAGAACATTGGTACTATATAACATggttgttatttatttattaatttgttttatgGGAAAATGGATTCAAAACCATTTGAGTtactttcaaaaatattttctaagattgaatttaaattttttttaaaaaaaatctccataaattttataattttacaaaattttcGTTAGATTTTGGCCCATGGATTGAAGGATGTTCAACATGAAGTGAATTCATGTTAGATTTTTTGTGATGAACGCCCATAATGCATGATCTGGCCCATTAATTCGGTTTGTAACACGTCCAACAGgattatgtaaaaaaaaaaaactaaatagaataattattattcattattaaaataacattatatatatatatataatataataatttaaaaaaatttaaaaagaaacgAAAAACATGTCTAAtgattcaaataattaaaatcaaaaaatattagagaaattaaattaggattatttgaaataataaataatttgtgaaataaaatttattatgaataatttatgaaaaaattatatatctatattaatttaaaaatgtatgactaatatttataataaactaAGTTCGTTAATCGTTTACAACGTGTTAAATATGTACGGTCAAAAAATACAAATACAATGAACTTGGATCAAAATCCCCCACCAATTACACTAAACAAATTCCATATGCAGGTGGCCGTGATTGGAGCCGGTGTCTCTGGCCTGGCCGCCGCCCGAGCACTCAAAAATTCCGGCCACCGCATTGTGGTCTTCGAAAAGCTGAACCAACTCGGCGGCACATGGTCGTTCGATCCCCGAGTGGAATCCGATCCATTAGGCCTCGACCCCACCAGAGAAATTGTACATGGCAGCCTATATAAGTCACTCTGCACCAATCTTCCCAGGCAACTCATGGGATTTTCGGATTACCCATTTCCCGAGAGCAAAAATGGGTGTTCGGGCGATAATTTTCCGGGTCATGAAGAGGTGCTCAAGTTCTTGAACGACTTCGCTGCGGAGTTCGGACTGGTTGAGCTTATTAGGTTTGATTGTGAAGTTGTCAGGGTCGAGCTGGTCGATTCGAGGAATGATCGGTGGCTAATCGAGTCGATATGTAGCAATCAGAAATCGGAAGAGATTTTTGATGCGGTCGTTGTTTGTAATGGTCATCATACTCAACCAAGAGTGGCCACTCTACCAGGTACGTAATAACTAATCGGTGTAAATATATTCATCACATCATTAACTCAATTTCTGAAGAGACTGGATGAGAAACCAGAAAGTTTCCTTAAAATATATggttacacacacacacacacacacacacacacactcactccCAGATTGTGCAGTGATATGATTTTTTTGGTTGACTTCCAAATTGCAAGGCATAGAAAAATGGCCAGGGAAACAGATGCACAGTCACAATTATCGAGTTCCCGAGCCATTTGAGGATCAGGTGATCGAGGGCCAATATTTGCCTATAATTTACAATCATATTTAAACATATCTGGAAGATGAATATAACAAGATTCTATATttggagttgaagattgttgtggTTATTGGAGAAGGACCTAGTGCATTAGACATTTCTAGAGACATATGTGATGTTGCCAGAGAAGTTCATCTTTCATCAAGATCTCCCAATGTTAAAGTTTCCAAGTTGGTTTCTGGGAATAATATGTGGCAGCATTCAAAGgtgatattttataaattgcaCTCACTCCATCCCTTTGTGATTTTAATATGAACATATATGTAATTATATTCTCTGGGGATTTAAAATTTAGATTGATTATGTAAATGAAAATGGAGAAATTGCATTTCAAGACGGGGCTTTGGTTCAGGCAGATATCATCCTCCATTGTACAGGGTACGTATATTATATTGTCCCAATATTAGTTTCTTATATGGTGTTTGTGTGATTTTGTTATGAACTTTTTTGGAcagtataatatatattatttgaaaaaaacaGGTACAACTATAGTTTCCCATTCTTGAAAACGGATGGGATTGTAAATGTGGAAGATAATCGTGTTGGACCCCTTTACAAGCATATATTTCCTCCGAAGCTTGCTCCTAACCTCTCCTTCGTCGGACTTCCCTATCAGGTGAATTATCCGACTCCTAATTGCTTCTCTTCTGTACGGACTGTATTTGGTCGTCTCAAATCTCACATAATATGTCAAAGAAATAAATTGTTTGCTTTAGattcaatttaaaacaagacCAATATTTGAGCTAAAattctttcctttctttctaAAAATATTGCAGACAGTTGTGTTTCTGCATATTGACTTACAAGCAAAGTGGGTTTCCCATATTTTATCGGGTTCAGGACTTCTACCATCGAAGGAAGAGATGGTGGCTGAGGTCGAAGAGCACTACAGGCAGATGGAGGCCAAAGGGATACCGCAACACCACACGCATTGCCTCCATCTTAAGGTAAAAGAGTAATCTTCACACTGTTATTGGATCTTTCACTATCACACTATATACTTCCATATCGAGTTGCTCATGATTCTAACTAGTTTCGGATCCGTTTGCACGATGATCAAGAGCATGCAAGTTATACAGATATTAACTTGTTCGCTGGATAAAATGAAGTGCCTCATATCTCATGGCATACACTTATTGTTTTTGCAGTTTGAGTACCTGGACTGGCTAGTTAATCAAGTGGGATTGGAAGGAGTGTGTGAAAGGGTCAAAATAATAAGCAGTAGCTACTACAAATTTGCCGCTGATAATGGTTTATTGAAGGCCAAAGACTGGAAACCTGGCAATGGCATCAAAGAATCTCTAGGTGTTGATTAATTTGCTTCTAATCATGAGTGTAATTGTTGTTGCATATACAAACATATAGGGTTCGGATTAATATACCAACAAAACGGATTACTATTTATTCATTTGGTTCATGCAAAGGTAATCAAGGAGCGAtgtcatttttatattaaattttgttcGCGGAATCGAACAAATAAACACCAAGAAAACGGAATACTATTCCAAATAAAAACTGAACTAACTTCGACAAATTGAAACTATTTTATATGAAGATCGATCACTAGTTTTAATTGTTAAACTCCTTCATCTACATCTATTGCCACATCCTTTAGAACTCAAAGGTTAAACAAACcacttatttaaaattttggctACGATTATACATCTTCCGCTATATGAATCCGATGTTCATCATGGATGTGTGCAACATATCTCACAATAAAGAGAGCAGCACAATATATATAGCAACCAAAAGCATCAGTTCTTTATTGCTAAAGTCGGAAGAGGTGAAGTAAATTTAACTTCCACCACCACTAAAAGCAAGCTACAATCTGAAATCTCAAATATCAATGTCCAAAATTTGATAGGAAAAAATTCCACAGACGGAAAAAATCCCAAGCCTCCGCATTTAAATTTTCGTTGAATTTTCACGCCGTCACGCAAATGGACCAGCATCCGAACAAAGAACGACCCCACATTCTTACACTGGCTCTTATGTCTTCATGAAGTATCCCAACAAAATACCAAGCAAGAGACAGAACAGCACTACAATGGTTGACACACGAGCACCTTGGCCATGTCTGGTTTGTTTACTCAACAAGTCCTGGCCAAAGAAGTAGAGTAAGGCTAAACTTAAAGCAAAACTAATGAATTGCAAATGTATCACTGATTCACTGTGCGTGAAGAAACTTTTAACAGATTTAAAACAGAAAAGACTTGCTCAAGTTTTCCGttgaattaaaagatttgttgcATTAAAAATGTTTGTGCCAGTATGTTCCACGAACCCAAATAATACAATTAGAAAGCTACCCAATAAAGGAAAACTATCAGGTTTATCATGCTCACCCCCTAACCGATAAGAAATAGAGAGATCCACAATCTCACCTTAAATTCCAAAAATGACATTTGCATCCAACATGAAGTGTAAAACACAGGCTTCTGGAGTGTTCTAAAAAATATAGAGTGGCAATATGATAGAGATATGAAAAGGCACTATATTCGCTTCCTTATTTACATATAATCTGTAGGTCTATGCATCAAATTAAAATGTCATATTGTAGTTGCATCCTTGATTAAGTTCATatttacaatctaattagcaCAATTACAATCAATGCAAGTCCCTTCGTCTGAGTTTGTTTGAGCTGACAGTTTCAACTTCAAAGATCCACAGCATGCACACTACTTTCACCCACATTTATTGCTTATGAAATCACTTTCTTCACCCCAATTCCAAAAGATACACTTATATTTTTCCTTCGTCAATGTAGATCATATATATGCATATGAATTGATCAGCTCGCGAGCTTTTTGAGCTGACTTAGATATCATGTAGTTCGTGTTCAAAATTATCATGAACTCGAGTCAAGATTGAACAATTTCGAATAGATTCTGAGTCGAATCCAATCCCAAATGTGTCTGAACTCGCGAACTTAAATGTAAATGAATTCACAAGCTTGGGCCTTTGTTTAATAGAACTCAATAATTATACTCGGACCAAATGAATCGAGCTTGAATCCAAACTCTAAgtcaaaccaaa
Protein-coding sequences here:
- the LOC142552390 gene encoding flavin-containing monooxygenase FMO GS-OX5-like isoform X1, producing the protein MNLDQNPPPITLNKFHMQVAVIGAGVSGLAAARALKNSGHRIVVFEKLNQLGGTWSFDPRVESDPLGLDPTREIVHGSLYKSLCTNLPRQLMGFSDYPFPESKNGCSGDNFPGHEEVLKFLNDFAAEFGLVELIRFDCEVVRVELVDSRNDRWLIESICSNQKSEEIFDAVVVCNGHHTQPRVATLPGIEKWPGKQMHSHNYRVPEPFEDQIVVVIGEGPSALDISRDICDVAREVHLSSRSPNVKVSKLVSGNNMWQHSKIDYVNENGEIAFQDGALVQADIILHCTGYNYSFPFLKTDGIVNVEDNRVGPLYKHIFPPKLAPNLSFVGLPYQTVVFLHIDLQAKWVSHILSGSGLLPSKEEMVAEVEEHYRQMEAKGIPQHHTHCLHLKFEYLDWLVNQVGLEGVCERVKIISSSYYKFAADNGLLKAKDWKPGNGIKESLGVD
- the LOC142552390 gene encoding flavin-containing monooxygenase FMO GS-OX-like 7 isoform X2, with product MNLDQNPPPITLNKFHMQVAVIGAGVSGLAAARALKNSGHRIVVFEKLNQLGGTWSFDPRVESDPLGLDPTREIVHGSLYKSLCTNLPRQLMGFSDYPFPESKNGCSGDNFPGHEEVLKFLNDFAAEFGLVELIRFDCEVVRVELVDSRNDRWLIESICSNQKSEEIFDAVVVCNGHHTQPRVATLPGIEKWPGKQMHSHNYRVPEPFEDQIVVVIGEGPSALDISRDICDVAREVHLSSRSPNVKVSKLVSGNNMWQHSKIDYVNENGEIAFQDGALVQADIILHCTGYNYSFPFLKTDGIVNVEDNRVGPLYKHIFPPKLAPNLSFVGLPYQDFYHRRKRWWLRSKSTTGRWRPKGYRNTTRIASILSLSTWTG